From Woronichinia naegeliana WA131, the proteins below share one genomic window:
- a CDS encoding hydantoinase/oxoprolinase family protein: MFRAPDLTKPQKRWQFFADRGGTFTDLVAITPDHQIITYKLLSENPEQYADAIVQGIRDILGLSLEEPIPSDQIEVIKIGTTVGTNALLERKGDRTVLVITKGFKDALRIGYQNRPDIFARQIILPELLYEQVIEIEERVDAQGNELIPIRINQVQQDLQAIYNSGIRGCAIVLMHSYRYPQHEQQIAEIAQAIGFSQISISHQVSPLMKLVSRGDTTVIDAYISPILKRYVEQVTSQLNSSDKSCIKLMFMQSNGGLTDAKNFQGKDSLLSGPAGGIIGSVKTSLRAGFTKILTFDMGGTSTDVAHFKGEYERQFETEIAGVRVRVPMMAIHTVAAGGSSILQFKNQRFQVGPDSAGANPGPSSYRRGGPLCITDANILLGKIRADYFPQVFGLTGDLPLDTNIVQQGFTALSQEISQQIGYSLSVEKVAAGFIEIAVENMANAIKKISVQRGYNTAAYTLVCFGGAGGQHACLIADKLGIKTIFIHPFAGVLSAYGIGLADLRVIKQSSVEKILDISILDQLKLTITQLMLEAKQELDTTEEFSESSLTTLAQLHLKYQGTDSTLIVDFQDDLQLMKTMFEQEQRSRYGFIQPHKPLVVDSITVEVVQQTAIPEEPQHQRSRLTPPEAVEQTQIFTQDQWHQTPIFLREQLEPEDSIIGPAIIVEKIGTIIVEPHWKAKLTDRNYLILTRH, encoded by the coding sequence ATGTTTAGGGCTCCCGATTTAACCAAACCCCAAAAACGTTGGCAGTTCTTTGCGGATCGGGGTGGTACATTTACCGATCTAGTGGCCATTACTCCCGATCATCAAATTATCACCTATAAACTCTTATCAGAAAATCCTGAACAGTATGCCGATGCGATTGTTCAGGGCATACGCGATATTTTAGGACTCTCGCTAGAGGAGCCAATTCCTTCAGACCAAATCGAAGTCATCAAAATTGGCACAACCGTTGGTACCAATGCACTTTTAGAGCGCAAAGGCGATCGCACCGTTTTAGTCATTACCAAAGGCTTTAAAGATGCGTTACGTATTGGTTATCAAAATCGCCCCGATATTTTTGCGCGTCAAATTATTTTACCCGAATTGCTTTATGAGCAAGTAATTGAAATAGAAGAAAGAGTTGATGCTCAGGGAAATGAGTTAATTCCCATTAGGATTAATCAAGTTCAACAGGATTTACAAGCCATTTATAATAGCGGTATTCGCGGTTGTGCCATTGTTTTAATGCACAGTTATCGTTATCCTCAGCATGAACAACAGATAGCAGAAATTGCCCAGGCGATCGGCTTTAGCCAAATTTCAATTTCCCATCAGGTTAGTCCTTTAATGAAATTGGTTTCACGGGGAGATACAACTGTTATTGATGCCTATATATCTCCCATTTTAAAACGCTACGTAGAGCAAGTAACTAGTCAGTTAAATTCTTCAGATAAGTCTTGTATTAAATTAATGTTTATGCAATCTAATGGAGGATTAACGGATGCTAAGAATTTTCAGGGAAAAGATAGTTTATTGTCCGGGCCGGCTGGTGGCATTATAGGGTCAGTTAAAACCAGTTTGAGGGCTGGATTTACAAAGATTCTGACCTTTGATATGGGAGGAACTTCTACTGATGTAGCCCATTTTAAAGGAGAATATGAACGTCAATTTGAAACAGAAATTGCTGGAGTTAGAGTACGAGTGCCAATGATGGCTATTCATACCGTTGCAGCCGGGGGCAGTTCTATTTTACAGTTTAAAAATCAACGGTTTCAAGTAGGGCCAGACTCGGCGGGAGCTAATCCAGGACCAAGTTCCTATCGTCGTGGTGGGCCACTTTGTATTACTGATGCTAATATTCTGTTAGGAAAAATTCGAGCCGATTATTTCCCCCAGGTGTTTGGATTAACTGGCGATTTACCTTTAGATACTAATATAGTTCAGCAAGGTTTTACCGCACTTTCTCAGGAAATTTCCCAACAGATAGGTTATTCTTTAAGCGTAGAAAAAGTCGCTGCTGGCTTTATTGAAATTGCAGTGGAAAATATGGCTAATGCCATCAAAAAAATCTCTGTACAAAGGGGTTATAATACAGCAGCATATACGCTGGTTTGCTTTGGCGGTGCTGGGGGACAACACGCCTGTTTAATTGCAGATAAATTAGGGATAAAAACGATTTTTATTCATCCCTTTGCCGGAGTTTTGTCTGCCTACGGTATTGGTTTAGCAGATTTACGAGTCATTAAACAAAGTTCGGTGGAAAAAATTCTAGATATTAGTATTCTCGACCAACTAAAATTAACAATCACTCAATTAATGCTAGAAGCAAAACAGGAACTAGACACCACTGAAGAATTTTCAGAATCTTCTTTAACCACTTTGGCCCAACTTCATCTGAAATATCAAGGGACGGATTCTACCTTAATCGTTGACTTTCAGGATGATCTGCAATTGATGAAAACAATGTTTGAGCAGGAACAGCGATCGCGCTATGGTTTTATTCAACCCCATAAACCATTAGTGGTGGACTCAATTACTGTAGAAGTGGTACAACAGACAGCCATACCCGAAGAACCGCAGCATCAGCGATCGCGTTTAACGCCTCCTGAAGCAGTGGAGCAAACTCAGATTTTTACTCAAGATCAATGGCATCAAACCCCCATCTTTTTACGAGAGCAATTAGAGCCAGAGGATTCTATTATCGGGCCAGCTATCATTGTAGAAAAAATTGGCACAATTATTGTGGAACCGCATTGGAAGGCCAAGTTAACGGACAGAAATTATCTTATTTTAACTCGACATTAG
- a CDS encoding PIN domain-containing protein produces the protein MNIIFADSFYWIALLSPKDTWHSRVIKWSQSNSKQSLIITDGIIDEIFAHFSKQGDIMRGKVIELYQNILDDPSIQLISYNQELRQASIELYKKRPDKGYSLTDCISMVVMRNLNISEVLTNDKHFSQEGFVIIFSG, from the coding sequence ATGAACATCATTTTTGCCGATAGCTTTTACTGGATCGCCTTGCTGAGTCCTAAAGATACTTGGCATTCTAGAGTGATAAAATGGAGCCAATCTAACTCTAAGCAATCCCTCATAATTACAGACGGTATCATTGATGAAATTTTTGCCCATTTCTCCAAACAAGGAGACATCATGCGCGGCAAGGTTATAGAACTTTATCAAAATATTCTTGATGATCCCAGTATTCAACTCATTTCTTATAATCAAGAATTGCGACAAGCGAGTATCGAACTTTATAAAAAACGACCTGATAAAGGATATAGTCTAACCGATTGTATTTCAATGGTTGTAATGAGAAATCTTAATATCTCTGAAGTATTAACCAATGATAAACACTTTAGTCAAGAGGGATTTGTGATTATCTTTTCTGGGTAA
- a CDS encoding DUF4277 domain-containing protein, translating to MTQLNVKNLDHLGIIAAVVDELGLVDYINEQLQENDRAKISAGLVVKAMILNGLGFINSPLYLFREHLTSAISRNT from the coding sequence ATGACCCAATTAAACGTTAAAAATCTCGACCATTTAGGAATAATCGCGGCCGTAGTTGATGAACTAGGTCTAGTGGATTATATCAATGAACAGTTACAAGAAAATGACCGTGCGAAAATCAGTGCGGGTCTGGTGGTTAAAGCCATGATTCTCAATGGCTTAGGATTTATTAATTCTCCCTTGTATTTATTCAGGGAGCATCTCACCTCTGCAATAAGTAGAAATACTTAA
- a CDS encoding IS1634 family transposase, whose amino-acid sequence MTQLNVKNLDHLGIIAAIVDELGLVDYINEQLGENDRAKISAGLVVKAMILNGLGFINSPLYLFSRFFEDKPVEHLLGKGIKASDLNDDRLGRVLDLIFMAGISRLFLGICLKAVEIFKIVMKSSHLDSSSLSVQGEYKLSVEREDKESQIIHITHGYSKDKRPDLKQFVLNLVCWGDGDIPAFLELGDGNQSDKKEFAKLLKKFNEQWQFDGLYIADSALYSADNLQKLTGIYWLCSVPKTIREVQDAVSQLASEQFITTDLEGYRLTSLESEYGGVKQRWIVVDSEQKKALDLKQLTKKTEKATAQAQRQLEQLQRQEFACREDALTALSRWEKSLEWHLLQDLTVVEKCHYGHRGKPRPHEQPIRRSYHAQATFSLNSAKVQASERAAGRFVLATNQLDGDSLSDEQLLVHYKQQQGVERGFRFLKDPLFLASSVFLKTPERIMALSFIMVLCLLVYSLGQRKLRLALAEQEETVPNQLGKPTQRPTLRWIFQMLRGVHWVVLDNCPQIINLTLERERILRFFGATTCQYYLLS is encoded by the coding sequence ATGACCCAATTAAACGTTAAAAATCTCGACCATTTAGGAATAATCGCGGCGATAGTTGATGAACTAGGTCTAGTGGATTATATCAATGAACAACTAGGAGAAAATGACCGTGCTAAAATCAGTGCGGGTCTGGTAGTGAAAGCGATGATTCTCAATGGCTTAGGCTTTATCAACTCTCCTTTATATTTGTTCAGTCGTTTTTTTGAAGATAAACCAGTAGAACATCTTTTAGGAAAAGGAATAAAAGCCAGCGACCTGAATGATGACCGTTTAGGGAGAGTCTTAGATTTAATCTTTATGGCCGGCATCAGCCGTTTGTTTCTCGGAATTTGTCTAAAAGCCGTAGAAATCTTCAAAATAGTGATGAAAAGTTCCCATTTAGACTCCAGTTCATTATCGGTACAAGGGGAATATAAATTATCGGTGGAGAGAGAAGACAAAGAAAGCCAAATAATCCATATCACTCATGGCTATTCAAAGGATAAGCGACCAGACTTGAAACAATTTGTCTTGAATCTAGTCTGTTGGGGGGATGGCGACATTCCCGCTTTTCTCGAATTAGGAGATGGCAATCAAAGTGATAAAAAAGAGTTTGCTAAACTCTTGAAAAAGTTCAATGAGCAGTGGCAATTCGATGGTTTGTATATAGCAGATTCAGCCTTATACAGTGCCGATAACTTGCAAAAGTTAACCGGCATATACTGGTTATGTTCTGTGCCGAAAACGATTAGAGAAGTGCAGGATGCGGTCAGTCAATTAGCCTCGGAGCAATTCATCACAACTGATTTAGAGGGCTATCGTCTTACCTCCTTAGAAAGTGAATATGGGGGAGTCAAACAACGTTGGATAGTGGTAGATAGCGAGCAAAAAAAAGCTTTAGACCTCAAACAACTGACGAAGAAGACAGAGAAAGCAACGGCTCAAGCTCAAAGACAATTAGAACAATTACAGCGTCAGGAATTTGCTTGTCGGGAGGATGCTTTAACCGCCCTGAGCCGATGGGAGAAGAGTTTAGAATGGCATCTTCTTCAAGACCTAACTGTCGTCGAAAAATGTCATTACGGTCATCGAGGTAAACCCCGTCCCCATGAACAGCCCATTCGTCGTAGCTATCATGCCCAAGCCACTTTCAGCCTCAATAGTGCGAAAGTTCAAGCTTCAGAGCGGGCAGCAGGACGTTTTGTCTTGGCGACGAATCAGCTAGATGGAGACTCTTTGAGCGATGAGCAACTGCTTGTCCACTACAAGCAACAGCAAGGGGTAGAGCGAGGTTTTCGCTTCCTTAAAGACCCTCTGTTTTTGGCGTCCAGTGTTTTTCTCAAAACCCCTGAGCGGATTATGGCATTGAGTTTCATCATGGTGTTGTGTTTACTGGTGTACAGCTTGGGACAACGTAAACTGAGACTGGCTCTGGCAGAGCAGGAGGAGACTGTGCCTAATCAGTTGGGAAAGCCGACTCAGCGTCCGACACTGCGTTGGATTTTTCAGATGTTGAGAGGAGTTCATTGGGTTGTACTGGATAATTGTCCCCAAATAATCAATCTAACGCTTGAGCGAGAGAGGATTTTGCGCTTTTTTGGGGCTACTACTTGTCAGTATTATCTTTTGTCATAA
- a CDS encoding DUF2281 domain-containing protein, with product MTTKEQLLQEIEKSPEPLLQEVLNFLISIRAKNYPETRKPIWQIAQEIMADVPPEIIDQLPTDGAEQHDHYIYGTPKREL from the coding sequence ATGACCACCAAAGAACAACTACTCCAAGAAATCGAAAAAAGTCCCGAACCTCTCCTCCAAGAAGTTCTTAATTTTCTTATATCAATACGAGCAAAAAATTATCCTGAAACTCGTAAACCCATCTGGCAAATTGCCCAAGAAATTATGGCCGATGTTCCGCCAGAAATCATTGATCAACTCCCCACCGATGGAGCCGAACAACACGATCATTATATTTATGGCACACCAAAACGCGAATTATGA
- a CDS encoding type II toxin-antitoxin system RelE/ParE family toxin, whose translation MWKIEYTKRFLKELASLPKQIQNRVEIIVFQELTSDNPFSLGYIEKMKGYTDKYKIRVGDYRIGITINSEVKQIICQRIAHRREIYRVFP comes from the coding sequence ATGTGGAAGATTGAATATACTAAACGATTTTTAAAAGAACTTGCCTCCTTACCCAAGCAGATTCAAAACCGAGTTGAAATCATTGTATTCCAAGAACTCACATCGGATAATCCTTTTAGTCTTGGATATATTGAAAAAATGAAAGGATATACAGATAAATATAAAATCCGTGTTGGCGACTATCGAATTGGTATAACTATTAATTCAGAGGTTAAGCAAATTATTTGTCAACGAATTGCCCATCGAAGAGAAATTTATCGGGTATTTCCCTAA
- a CDS encoding ISKra4 family transposase yields the protein MKTLVGEVEISQKQARKLKVSPKIVLSPGLEKCCLRASAKTSYQQAEEDIEELMGIKVGHSSLHRLVERTELPLAQAQSESAGVSIDGGKICLRGEEKEGGQWRDYKLVSLHGNVCEAFFQDPEGLKNWSNVQPLSPIVTFLGDGHPAIWNAVESFATQSWLIRREVLDWYHLKENLFKVGGSLKRLEAVEHLLWRGFVNKAIDAFDGVKSKRAKNFQAYLTKHYQRIPDYQYYQQLGIVIGSGDVESKIKQVGARVKLSGARWHLHNVSRILRLRCAYLNHSPLLSVNVLS from the coding sequence ATCAAAACCCTAGTCGGAGAAGTGGAAATAAGCCAAAAACAAGCCAGAAAACTAAAGGTGTCGCCAAAAATCGTCTTAAGTCCAGGTTTAGAGAAATGCTGTCTAAGAGCCAGTGCGAAAACATCCTACCAACAAGCAGAAGAAGATATAGAGGAGTTGATGGGGATAAAAGTAGGACATAGCAGTTTACATCGCTTGGTAGAACGGACAGAACTGCCCTTAGCTCAAGCTCAGTCAGAGAGTGCGGGGGTCAGTATAGATGGGGGAAAGATTTGTCTGCGGGGCGAGGAGAAGGAAGGGGGACAGTGGCGAGATTATAAACTGGTGAGTCTTCATGGCAATGTCTGTGAAGCCTTTTTCCAAGACCCAGAGGGCTTAAAGAATTGGAGCAATGTTCAACCTTTGTCCCCAATAGTGACCTTTTTGGGAGATGGTCATCCCGCAATCTGGAATGCGGTAGAGAGTTTCGCCACTCAATCGTGGCTGATACGACGAGAGGTGTTGGATTGGTATCATCTCAAGGAGAATCTGTTCAAAGTGGGTGGCTCTCTCAAACGGCTAGAAGCAGTGGAGCATTTACTGTGGCGGGGTTTTGTGAACAAGGCAATAGATGCGTTTGATGGAGTCAAAAGCAAGAGGGCAAAGAATTTTCAAGCCTATTTGACGAAGCATTATCAGCGTATCCCTGATTACCAATACTATCAACAGCTTGGTATTGTGATTGGTTCTGGTGATGTGGAGTCTAAGATTAAACAGGTGGGAGCTAGGGTTAAATTGTCGGGAGCACGTTGGCATCTTCATAATGTTTCTCGTATTCTTCGGCTACGATGTGCTTATCTCAATCACTCTCCTCTTTTGAGTGTCAATGTATTATCTTAA
- a CDS encoding four helix bundle protein yields the protein MENGQKIKTHEDLRVYQMAFDAAIEIFELSKKFPIEERYSLTDQIRRSSRSVCANLAEAWRKRRYQSAFIAKLSDSEAEAAEVQVWLKFAVKCGYLDIEQGRQIYAQYNQILASLVTMIKDPKNWLL from the coding sequence ATGGAAAACGGCCAGAAAATCAAAACCCATGAAGATTTAAGAGTGTATCAAATGGCTTTTGATGCAGCGATAGAAATTTTTGAACTGTCTAAAAAATTTCCTATCGAAGAACGCTATTCTCTCACCGATCAAATTCGTCGCTCCTCTCGATCTGTCTGTGCGAATCTTGCCGAAGCTTGGAGAAAACGCCGTTACCAATCTGCTTTTATTGCCAAATTAAGTGACAGTGAAGCCGAGGCTGCCGAAGTTCAAGTTTGGTTAAAATTTGCCGTAAAATGTGGCTATTTAGACATCGAACAAGGGCGACAAATCTATGCCCAATACAATCAAATTCTTGCCAGTCTAGTTACCATGATCAAAGACCCCAAAAACTGGCTCCTCTAA
- a CDS encoding ISKra4 family transposase: protein MTAKLINVEGSKIKIELTLELSRSMLDTEINIQKGLNEVGCIASKEALKYLDTDGSPLKIGEEIWKSKGEQPKEYQTPYGEVIVNRHVYQRSVGGKTYCPLEREARIIITSTPLLAKQVSSKMSGMAGKEAKNDLLENHGRKVALSYIQRLSEAVGSVVQAKEEAWSYAPPKEDSQIATVGIGLDGTCMLMCEDGYREAMVGTVSLYDSEGERQPTIYLGAAPEYGKKSFLERLEREIERAKNRYPEATLVGIADGAESNWKFLEKQTEEQILDFYHASGYLGALAEALHPNTVSKQKEWLTENCRELKHEKGKAGELLNLMKEVKEEKSHSKNLTEKLQAAITYYENHQHQMDYAEYLEKKYPIGSGVTEAACKTLVKQRLCCSGMRWKEKGAGIILSLRALVLTKERWSQFWAKLDQYGFPVEP from the coding sequence ATGACAGCAAAACTAATTAATGTAGAGGGTTCAAAGATAAAAATAGAACTAACATTAGAACTCAGTCGTTCAATGTTGGATACAGAAATAAATATTCAAAAAGGCTTAAACGAAGTAGGTTGCATCGCCAGCAAAGAAGCCTTGAAATATTTAGATACAGATGGTTCACCCTTAAAAATCGGTGAAGAAATCTGGAAGAGTAAGGGAGAGCAACCGAAAGAATATCAAACACCTTATGGTGAGGTTATAGTGAATCGTCATGTATATCAGCGTTCAGTAGGAGGAAAAACGTATTGCCCCTTAGAAAGAGAAGCAAGGATAATCATAACATCAACGCCATTATTGGCAAAACAGGTATCCTCAAAAATGTCAGGGATGGCAGGCAAAGAGGCGAAAAATGATTTATTAGAAAATCATGGTAGAAAAGTAGCGCTATCCTATATCCAAAGATTGAGTGAAGCAGTAGGAAGTGTGGTACAGGCAAAAGAAGAAGCGTGGAGTTATGCCCCGCCCAAGGAGGATAGCCAAATTGCAACAGTGGGAATAGGATTAGATGGAACCTGTATGCTGATGTGTGAGGATGGCTACCGTGAAGCAATGGTGGGAACCGTTTCCCTATACGATAGTGAAGGCGAACGTCAACCTACAATCTATCTAGGTGCGGCACCAGAGTATGGAAAAAAGAGTTTTCTAGAAAGATTAGAAAGAGAAATTGAGCGAGCGAAAAACCGTTATCCAGAGGCAACATTGGTCGGGATAGCAGACGGGGCAGAATCAAATTGGAAGTTTTTAGAAAAGCAAACGGAAGAACAGATATTAGATTTCTATCATGCCTCTGGTTACTTAGGTGCCTTGGCAGAAGCGTTGCATCCGAATACCGTGTCAAAACAAAAAGAATGGTTGACTGAAAATTGTCGAGAACTCAAGCATGAAAAAGGAAAAGCAGGAGAACTGCTAAATCTGATGAAAGAAGTCAAAGAAGAAAAAAGTCATTCTAAGAATCTTACCGAGAAACTACAAGCGGCGATTACTTATTACGAGAATCATCAGCATCAAATGGATTATGCTGAATACTTAGAGAAAAAGTATCCGATTGGTTCAGGTGTTACGGAAGCAGCTTGTAAGACGTTGGTCAAACAACGATTATGTTGTTCAGGGATGCGATGGAAGGAAAAAGGAGCAGGAATTATTTTGAGCCTACGAGCTTTGGTATTGACCAAGGAACGATGGAGTCAATTTTGGGCAAAACTTGATCAATATGGGTTCCCTGTAGAACCCTGA
- a CDS encoding PIN domain-containing protein, producing the protein MNTVFLDTAYLQALVDTRDDLHLLAVQITNNRGRFPSVTSEMVLTELLNALCGRGEYLRQAGLSIVDGLQQNKNVEIVPQTPQLFAEALAFYRQRKDKSYSLTDCASMLIMRQQNIRDVLTFDRHFQQEGFNALLRNDS; encoded by the coding sequence ATGAACACAGTTTTTCTGGACACAGCCTATCTTCAAGCTCTGGTTGACACCCGTGATGATTTACATCTTTTAGCCGTACAAATTACTAACAATAGAGGTCGTTTTCCTTCGGTGACAAGTGAAATGGTCTTAACGGAATTACTCAATGCCCTATGCGGTAGAGGTGAGTATTTGCGCCAAGCGGGGCTGAGTATTGTGGATGGTTTACAACAAAATAAAAATGTTGAAATTGTTCCCCAAACACCTCAATTATTTGCTGAAGCCTTAGCTTTTTATCGCCAAAGAAAAGATAAAAGTTATAGCTTGACCGATTGTGCTTCTATGTTGATTATGAGACAGCAAAATATCAGAGATGTCTTGACATTTGATCGCCATTTTCAACAGGAAGGTTTTAACGCTTTATTGAGGAATGATTCTTAA
- a CDS encoding four helix bundle protein: MNCLENFLSKIEERYSLTDQIRRSSRSVCANLAEAWRKRRYQAAFIAKLSDSEAEAAEVQVWLKFAVKCGYLDIEQGRQIYAQYNQILASLVTIIKDPKNWLL, encoded by the coding sequence TTGAACTGTCTAGAAAATTTCCTATCGAAGATCGAAGAACGCTATTCTCTCACCGATCAAATTCGTCGCTCCTCCCGATCTGTATGTGCTAATCTTGCCGAAGCTTGGAGAAAACGCCGTTACCAAGCCGCTTTTATTGCCAAATTAAGTGACAGTGAAGCCGAAGCTGCCGAAGTTCAAGTTTGGTTAAAATTTGCCGTAAAATGTGGCTATTTAGACATCGAACAAGGGCGACAAATCTATGCCCAATACAATCAAATTCTTGCCAGTCTAGTCACCATAATCAAAGACCCCAAAAACTGGCTCCTCTAA
- a CDS encoding DUF1823 family protein produces the protein MNLPVNHQLPPLNIDTIWAILNETISDETVNHLVAYYLGYRYDTVHNCWDNHQVAADWREEYPEPPDFIGNRPPTVKLTRSIPPEYKQLLKQKLGFKGYKIGEFGPRQTRRATAANWLLCHLQSHIS, from the coding sequence ATCAATCTTCCCGTGAACCATCAATTACCCCCTTTAAATATTGACACCATCTGGGCAATTCTTAACGAAACTATCAGCGATGAAACCGTTAATCACTTAGTTGCCTATTATTTGGGATATCGCTACGATACCGTTCACAATTGTTGGGATAATCATCAAGTTGCAGCCGATTGGCGTGAGGAGTATCCTGAACCCCCAGACTTTATCGGCAATCGTCCTCCGACGGTCAAGCTAACCCGCTCAATTCCACCAGAGTATAAACAATTATTAAAGCAAAAATTAGGATTTAAAGGCTATAAAATCGGGGAATTTGGCCCCCGTCAAACCCGTCGTGCTACGGCCGCTAATTGGCTGCTTTGTCATCTTCAATCCCATATTTCCTAG